CATGATCGAAGTGCCGTCCGCCGCTCTGCTCGCGCCCGTATTGGCCAAGGAAGTCGATTTTTTCAGCGTCGGCACCAACGACCTGACTCAATACACCCTGGCCATCGATCGCGGTCATCCGACGCTGTCGGCGCAGGCGGACGGCTTGCACCCGGCGGTGCTGCAACTGATCGACATCACCGTGCGCGCCGCCCATGCCCATGGCAAATGGGTTGGCGTCTGCGGCGAGTTGGCGGCCGATCCGCTGGCGGTGCCGGTGTTGGTCGGCCTCGGCGTCGACGAGCTCAGCGTGTCCGGTCGCAGCATCGCCGAAGTGAAGGCGCGCATCCGCGAACTCAGCCTGACCCAGGCGCAAACCCTTGCTCAACAGGCTTTGGCCGTGGGCAGCGCCAACGAAGTGCGCGCATTAGTGGAGGCCCTGTAATGGCCAGAATTCTTACCCTGACCCTCAACCCGGCACTCGACCTCACCGTCGAGCTGTCACGGCTGGACGCCGGTCAGGTCAATCGCAGCGAAGAAATGCACACCCACGCCGCCGGCAAAGGCGTGAACGTTGCGCAAGTGCTGGCCGACCTTGGCCATCAAGTCACCGTCAGCGGCTTTCTCGGTGAAGATAATCTGCAAGCCTTCGAAACCCTGTTCACCAAGCGCGGTTTTGTGGACGCGTTTATCCGTGTGCCGGGCGAGACGCGCAGCAACATCAAGGTTGCCGAACATGACGGGCGCATCACCGACATCAACGGCCCAGGGCCGGTGGTCGATGCGGCGGCGCAGCGAGCTTTGCTCGAGCGGCTGTTGCAGATCGCACCGGGGCACGATGCGGTGGTGGTCGCCGGTAGCCTGCCGCGTGGTGTCGCCGCGCAGTGGTTGCGCGAGCTGATCGAAAAACTCACTGCGCTTGGCTTGAAGGTCGCCCTCGATTCCAGCGGTGAAGCTTTGCGCGCCGCGTTGCAGGCCAGCCCCTGGCTGATCAAACCGAACACCGAAGAGCTGTCCCACGCACTGGGCTGCGAAGTGGTGTCGCCGATCGCTGAAGCGCAAGCGGCCGCACGCCTGCACGAGCAAGGCATCGAGCACGTGGTGATTTCCCACGGCGCCGACGGAGTCAACTGGTTCAGTGTCGGCTCGGCCCTGCATGCCTCGCCGCCGAAAGTCAGCGTCGCCAGCACGGTCGGTGCCGGTGATTCATTGCTCGCCGGCATGCTCCACGGTCTGCTCAGCGCCGACACGCCTGAGCAAACCCTGCGCACCGCCACCGCCATTGCGGCGATGGCGGTGACGCAGATCGGTTTCGGCATCAACGACGCTGCGCAACTGGCGCAGCTCGAGCAGGGCGTGCGCGTGCGTCCGCTGACAGAACAATAAGAGGGTTTGTCATGAAATTAGCCATTGTTACGGCTTGCCCGAACGGCATGGTCACCAGTGTGCTGTGCGCGCGTTTGCTCGATGCGGCAGCGCAGCGTCAGGGCTGGAGCACCAGCGTGGAAGTGGTCGATCCGGCGCACCCGGAGCGCGAATTGTCGGCGGCGACCATCGAAGCCGCTGAGTGGGTTTTGCTGGTCAGCACCGGCGCGGTGGACATGAACCGCTTCGTCGGCAAACGCGTGTTCCAGATCGCTCCGGCGCAGGCACTGCAGGATGTTGAAGCGGTGCTGCGTCGTGGCGCTGAAGAGGCTGAAGTTTACGTCGCCAGCGCGGTCGAACCAGTGCTTGATGCCCCGCGCGCACCGCGCATCGTTGCCATCACTGCGTGCCCGACCGGTGTCGCCCACACCTTCATGGCGGCCGAAGCGTTGCAGCAGACGGCCAAGCGTCTGGGCTATGAATTGCAGGTCGAAACCCAAGGTTCGGTCGGCGCGAAAACCCCATTGAGCGCGACGGCGATTGCCGAAGCCGACGTGGTGCTGCTGGCGGCGGATATCGATGTCGCCACCGAGCGATTTGCGGGCAAGAAAATCTATCGCTGCGGCACTGGCGTTGCGCTCAAGCAATCCGAAGCGACGTTGAAAAAAGCCTTGGCCGAAGGCGCAGTGGAGAGCGCGGCAAGCGATAGCAACGCTGCCGCGCGTTCGGAAAAAAACGGCGTCTACAAACACCTGCTTACGGGCGTGTCGTACATGCTGCCGATGGTGGTGGCCGGTGGTTTGCTGATCGCGTTGTCCTTCGTGTTCGGCATCACCGCGTTCAAGGAAGAAGGCACCCTCGCAGCCGCGCTGATGCAGATCGGCGGCGAGTCCGCGTTCAAACTGATGGTGCCGCTGCTTGCCGGGTACATCGCCTATTCGATCGCCGACCGTCCGGGCCTCGCGCCGGGGATGATCGGCGGACTGCTGGCAAGTACCTTGGGCGCCGGGTTCATCGGCGGCATCGTTGCCGGTTTCATCGCCGGTTACGCTGCCAAAGCGATCGCCCGCTATGTGAAGTTGCCGCAGAGTCTGGAAGCGTTGAAGCCGATTCTGATCATCCCCTTGCTGGCGAGCCTGATCACCGGTCTGGTGATGATTTACGTGGTCGGCAAACCGGTGGCCGGCATGCTCGCCGCGCTCACCCAGTTCCTCGACAGCATGGGCACCACCAACGCGATCCTGCTCGGTGTGTTGCTCGGCGGCATGATGTGCGTCGACCTTGGCGGGCCGATCAACAAGGCTGCCTATGCGTTTTCGGTGGGGTTGCTGGCCTCGCAGAGTTACGCGCCAATGGCGGCGACCATGGCGGCCGGCATGGTGCCGCCAATCGGGCTGGGCATTGCCACGTTCATTGCCCGGCGCAAGTTTGCCCAGACTGAACGCGAGGCCGGCAAAGCGGCTTTCGTACTGGGCCTGTGCTTTATCTCCGAAGGGGCGATTCCGTTTGCGGCGAAAGATCCGCTGCGGGTGATCCCGGCGAGCATCGCTGGCGGCACGCTGACCGGTGCGTTGTCGATGTACTTCGGCTGCAAACTGATGGCGCCGCACGGTGGCTTGTTCGTGCTGGCGATCCCGAATGCGATCAACCATGCGCTGTTGTATCTGCTGGCGATTGTCGCAGGGAGCCTGGTTACGGCGGTGGTGTATGCGCTGCTCAAACGGCCTGAGGCTGTCGAGCTGGCAGTCGAGCCCGTCAACGCCTAAGGGCAAAAGATCGCAGCCTGCGGCTCCTACAGGGAATTGTGTTTTTGTAGGAGCTGCCGAAGGCTGCGATCTTTTCGTGTCATGTCTGTTTCACACGCGCGTGCTTAAGTTTTCCCTTTTGCAGGGAGAACACCATGAGCGATTTCAATCTCGGTCGGCGTCGCGTCATGCAAGCGGTCGGCGCCGGGCTGTTGCTGCCGGGGCTGGCGCCGGCGGTGATTGCCTCGGTCAAGGATCGTCCACAACTCACCGATGGCGTGCAGTCCGGCGACCTGCTCGGCGACCGCGCGATGATCTGGAGCCGCAGCGATCGCCCGGCGCGCATGGTGGTCGAATGGGACACCGGCAGCCTGTTCGGCAACCCGCGCAAGTTCGTCTCGCCACTGGCCGATGCACGCAGCGATTTCACTGCCCGCGTCGAACTCACCGGCCTGCCGGCCAACCAGGCGATCTTTTATCGCGTGCACTTCGAAGACGCCCAGAGCGGCGTCGCCAGCGAACCGTGGTTCGGTCATCTGCGCAGTGTGCCGACTGCCAGGCGCGACATCCGTTTTGTCTGGAGCGGCGACACCGTCGGCCAGGGCTTCGGCATCAACCCGGACATCGGCGGCATGCGCATTTACGAAGCCATGCGCCTGCGTCTGCCAGACTTCTTCATCCACAGCGGCGACACCATCTATGCCGACGGCCCGGTGCCCGCGCAACTGACCACCGAAAGCGGGCGCATCTGGCGCAATATCACCACCGAAGCCAAGAGCAAAGTCGCGCAGACCCTCGACGATTATCGCGGCAACTATCGCTACAACCTGATGGACGAAAATATCCGCCGCTTCAATGCCGAAGTGCCGCAGATCTGGCAGTGGGACGATCACGAAGTGGTGAACAACTGGTCGCCGGGCAAGCAGTTGGACGAGCGTTATCAGGAGAAAGATATCCACAAGCTGGTCGGCCGTGCGCGGCAGGCATGGCTGGAATACGCGCCGATGCGTTTGCAGGCGGCAGACGGTGGCGGGCGGATCTATCGCAGGCTGAGTTACGGGCCGATGCTCGATGTATTCGTGCTGGATATGCGCAGCTATCGCGAGGCCAATGACGACAACCTTGGCGCGGCAAAACCGTTTCTTGGGCGCGAGCAACTGGATTGGCTCAAGCGAGAGTTGCAGGCATCGAAGGCGCAGTGGAAAGTCATCGCCGCCGACATGCCCATCGGCCTTGGCGTCCCGGATGGCGAGGTCAGCCCGGCTGTGGCGCGTTGGGAAGCAGTGGCCAACGGCGACCCCGGCCCGGCGCAGGGGCGTGAACTGGAAATCGCCGAATTGCTCGGGTATCTGCGAGCGCAACAGGTGCGTAATTTCGTCTTTCTGACGGCGGATGTGCATTACTGCGCAGCGCATCACTACCACCCGGATCGCGCCGCGTTTCAGGATTTTGAGCCATTCTGGGAATTTGTCGCCGGGCCGTTGAATGCCGGGAGTTTCGGGCCGAATCCACTGGACAAGACCTTTGGCCCGCAGGTGGTATTCGAAAAGGCACCGCCCGCACAGAACACTTCACCGTTTGCCGGGTTTCAGTTTTTTGGCGAGGTGAATATTGAAGGGCAGAGCGGCGAGATGAGCGTGGTGTTGCGCGATCTGGATGGGGTGGCGGTGTTTGAGCAGAAGTTGCAGCCGATTTGATCTCTGTAGGAGCTGCCGAAGGCTGCGATCTTTTGACTTTGATTTTTTGAAAACAAGATCAACAGATCGCAGCCTTCGGCAGCTCCTACAGAGTCAGAGTGTTGTCAGTAAACATCCCGGCGATAACGGCCCTGTTCGATCAGGCGTTCGACTTCGGCGCTGCCGAGGATATCTGTGAGTGCCTGGTCTACGCCTGAGGCCATCCCTTGAAGGCTGCCGCAGACATAGATGACGGCACCATCAGCCAGCCATTTGTTCAGCTCATCCGCAGACTCACGCAAGCGATCCTGCACATAAATCTTCTCGGCCTGATCGCGGGAAAACGCCAGGTCCAATCGCGCCAGATCGCCATTGACCAGCCACTCTTCCAGCTCGGTGCGGCAGAGGAAATCGTGCTCACGGTTACGCTCGCCAAACAGCAGCCACTGGCGTTGCTGGCCGTCGGCAATTCGCGCTTTGAGCAGGCTGCGCAAGCCCGCCAGGCCAGTGCCGTTGCCCAGCAGAATCATCGGCACAGGTTCGTTCGGCAGATGAAAACCACTGTTGCGCCGCACCCGCAGGCTGACGCTGCCGCCGACCGGCGCATGCTCGGTGAGCCAGCCGGAACCGATGCCGAGCGTGCCATCAGCGTGCTGTTCCTGACGCACAATCAACTCGAGCATGCCGTCAGCGGGGATCGAAGCGATCGAATATTCGCGCATGGCCAGCGGCACCATCGCGTCGACCAGTGATTGCGCATGCAACCCGACCAGATGCGCGCGGTGTTCCGGCAACTGGCGCGAGGCGAGTGCCACTTCCAGTGGCTCGTCGATGCCGTTGACCTTGACCAGAGTTTCGCCACGAATGCCGAGGCCGTCGAGGAAATGTTCGATCGCCCACGGGCAATTGCGCGGCAACACTTCGACCAGGTCACCGGCCAGCCAGCTGCGAGTATCTGGCGCTTTGAGCCCGAGCAGGTAGACCGGCGCGCCGCTGCTGTCGGGGTTCATCAAGTCACGACGGACCAGCGTCCAGTTGTCGTAGCTCGGCGCTTGCCAGGTGTCGGCGGGTGCTTGTCCGGTGAGTTGGCCGAGTTGCGTTTGCCAGTGGCGCAACGCGTAGGGATCACCGCTGTCGACTTCCACCGGGGCGAACAGCGTCTTGCCGCCGTGCTCGCCGAGCCATTGATGCAGGCGCTTGGCGAAGCCGCAAAAGTGCGCGTACTGGCGATCGCCGAGGCCGAGTACCGCGTAGTTGAGGCCGTCGAAGGTCGAAGCTTTGCCCAGCACTTTGCGTTCGAAACCGCGGGCGCTGTCCGGGGCTTCGCCGTCGCCGAACGTGCTGACCACGAACAGCGCATTGTTCGATTCACGCAAATCCTGCTCGCTGACATTCGCCAGCGGCTGCACGTTGACCGGTAGACCGGCGGCCTGTAATTGTCCGGCGGTCTGCCACGCCAGTTGCTCGGCGAAACCGCTTTGGCTGGCGAAGCCGATCAGCCACGCCGAAGCATCTGCGGACGGTTGCGCGAGCCCCTGACGAGCATCCTTGATCTGCTTTTTCTTGCGCCGCCGATCCAGATACAGCAACCAGCCAGTGATGAAAAACAGCGGCATGCACACCGCCGCCAGCGTCACGATGATCCGCCCGACCAGACCGAAATAACTGCCGACGTGCAATGCATAAATGCTGGTCAGCAGCTGCGCCTTGAAGCTTTTATCGGCGTAGCGGTCGACGCGTTTGACGATGCCGGTGGCCGGATCAAGCGTGATCTGGTTCAGGGCGCGGTCGTGCGGCGAGCTGTCGAGCAGATAGAACACCGTCGCCGGTTGGCCGGCCACCGCCGGCATGCGAATGTTGTACGCGGCCAGACCCGGGCCGGCAGCGCTGTATATGCTGCTCCACATTGCTGCGTAGTCGGCAACCGGCGGCGGACCTTCCGGCGCCGGTCCGCGACCGCCGCGCACGCGTTCGTTTTGCGGCGCATCCGATAGCAGTTTGGTCAGGCCCTTGTTGTACCACTCGTACGACCACGACAACCCGGTCAACGCCAGCAGCAAATACACCAGCAGGCACCAGGTACCGGCCACCGAGTGCAGATCCCAATTGAACGCGCGGCCCTTCTTTTTCCAATCCAGAGTCAGCCACACGCGCCAGCTGTTCCACTGGCGCGGCCAGCGCAAATACAGACCAGAAAGGCAAAAAAACAACAGCATCAAGGTGCAGGCGCCGGTGATGTTGCGCCCGGTATCGCCCATCGCGAGGAAGCGATGCAGTTGCAGCATCAGGCCGAAGAAGTCCTGGCCAGTGGCGTCGCCCTTGAACTCGGCGGTGTACGGATCGAAGTAGCGCATCTCGCCGCGACGCTCACCCTTGGGCGGGGTGAAGAACACCCGGGCGGCGTGGCCGCTGTCGGTTTCGACCCAGAGCATCGCGACTTTCTTGCCGGATGCGGTTTCGATGCGTTCCACCAGCTCCACCGGCGGCAACACCCCGGCGACCTGTTTTTCCACCTGCAGGACGGACGGATTCAGCGCGCGGAGGATTTCGTCCTGAAACGAATACGCCGCACCGGTGATGCCCATCAGAGCCAGCACCAGCCCCGCGGTGATGCCAAAAAACCAGTGCAACTGGAACAGGGTTTTCTTCAACACGTCACTCGCCGTCCGTTCGGAAATTGTCATCACGGCGCGCATTATGCCGTGGGTTATCAAGATGCGTTTTGCGTAACACACAAAAGCCCCGTTCAATCGAATGAACGGGGCCCCACCATTTTTCTAGGAGCTGCGGCACGCTGCGATCTTTTGACTTTTCTCTTGAAGATCAAAAGATCGCAGCGTGCCGCAGCTCCTACAGGATCAGAAATGGAAGTTGGTGCTCAACAGCGCCGTCCGGCCCGCCGCCTGGTTGGCGAAGTGGGTCGAGAAAGCTTTGTCGTAATAGTTTTCGTCGGTCAGGTTCTGCACGTTGAGTTGCAGGTCGACGTTCTTGGTCAGCTTGTAGGCCGCCATCGCGTCGTAACGCACATACGAATCGACCATCGTCGTGTTCGCCACACTGCCGTAGACGTCATCGACGTAGAACGCGCCACCACCGATGGTCAGCTTCGGCGTGACCTGATAGGTGGTCCACAGGCTGGCGCTGTTTTTCGGCGTGTTCGGCAGATCGTTACCGTCGTTGGCACGACCCAGCGGGCCACCGTCGACTTGTTCGCTGTCCATGAACGCGTAACCGGCGAACACCTGCCACTTGTCGGTGATCTTGCCGCTGGCCGACAGTTCGAAGCCTTGCACGCGGGTCTTGCCAGCGTTCTCGTAGGAACTGGTGTCGACCTGCACGCGAGCGTTTTCCTTCTCGGTGCGGAAGATGTCGGCGGTCAGCGACAGGCGATCATTGAGCAGATCCCACTTGGTGCCGATTTCGTAGTTCTTGGTGGTTTCCGGCTCCATGTCGCTGTCCAGCAGGACGCCGTTGCGATCCGGTGTGCCGCCCAGAGGGTTGCCTTCCTGACCTTCGCCCAAGGTGTTGCCCGGCGGCGTCGCCGAGGTCGCATAGGAGGCGTAGATGCTGCCGTTTTCCGCAGGTTTGTAGACCACGCCGAACTGACCGGTGACGAACTCGCTGGTGTCATCGCCCTTCGAGGTGGTGCGGCCAGCGCCGTTGTAAGTCTGGTAGCCGGTTTCGAAATGGTCGTAACGCAGGCCCATGTTCACCAGCCATTGCTCGGACAGCTCAAGGGTGTCGAACACGTACAGTGCGTAAGTATCGGACTGGGTGTCGGTGCCAGCGTAGTTGCGCGAGATCGCGCCGTTCCACGGATCGTTCGGATTCGGATTCGACAGCGAGGTGCAGTTGTAGCCGCTGGCGGCGCCGATCAGGCCCGGGTTGCAGTTGGTGGTCGCGGCGCTGGTGCGCGGCGTGGTGTCGGTGTTGACGTTGTACGAGGATTTCTCGCTTTGTTCGCGAGTGTATTCGACACCGGTGGAGAAGCTGTTCTTGAAGCCGCCCAGGTAGAAATTGCCAAACAGGTCGGTTTGGTTGGTGGTGGTTTCGGTGTTGCTCACCCGCGTGTTCGCACGACGCCAGACGCTGCCATTGTTGACGTTGCCTTTGCTGTCGTCCGGCTGAGTGAGGATGTAATCCTGCATGCTGGTGCCGTGACGCAGGGTGTTCTTGAGCGTCAGCGAGTCGTTCAGGTCATGCTCGATGGCGAAGGTCGCGGTGTCGGTACGGCCCTTGCGGAAGTCGCGGTCCAGACCGTAGAAATTGTCGTGATCGCCACCTGCGTTCGGCTTGTCCGGATTGGACTTGGTGCGTGCGGCCGAACCACCGGTTGGAATGGTGTACGGGATGCCCGAATCTGGCGTGTCGTTGCTTTCCAGATGGTAGTAATCGAGGTTGACGCGGGTGTCGGTGCCCAGGCCAAAGGCCAGGGACGGGGCAATGCCCCAACGGTCGTAATCGACTTTGTCGCGACCGGCGACGTTGCTCTCGTGGCTCATCAGGTTCAAACGACCGGCAGCGCTGTCGCTGAACTGATAATTGCCGTCGAGGGTGTAGCGCTGGGTCTGATCGGAGCCGTAGGTAAAGCCGCCGTCAAACGAGTTGCCCAGGTGCGCTTTTTTGCTCACCAGGTTGATGCTGCCGCCCGCTGCGCCGCGACCGCCGATGGCGGAGTTCGGGCCTTTGCTGACTTCGATGTTTTCTACGGCGAAAATCTCGCGGCTCTGCGAACCGGTGTCGCGCACGCCGTCCAGATAGGTGTCGCCCTGAGCATCGAAACCGCGAATGAACGGACGGTCGCCCTGTGGGTTGCCGCCTTCACCAGCGCCAAAGGTGATGCCCGGCACGGTGCGCAGTGCGTCCTGCATGTTGAGGGCGCCGGTGTCTTTGAGCACCTGTTGCGGAATCACGGTGACCGAGCGTGGTGTGTCGACCAGTGGCGCGGTGTACTTGGGCGAAGAAGCTTTCTCCACCTGGTAGGAAGTCGAATCCTGGGCTTCGCCAGTGATTGAGGTGGCGTCGAGGGCGATGGCGTTGCCGGAGGCTTTGCTCTCGGTTTTTTCCGCAGCGAATACCATCTGACCAGCTGACCCGGCGGTAATCGCCACGCCAATTGCAGACGCGAGCAGACGTGGTGAACTGACCGGTAATTGTGCGTGTAGACGTGCCATTTTTATTCCCCTCCCCAAGGATTTGAGGCGGCGGAATATAGGGTAAACGGGTATTCGTATCAATTGCGAAACATTGCTAACTGCACTGAATTTACATTCTTTACAATTTGCCCTTACGGTTTTGGCGATTTCATTCGTCTGTCGGGTTTTACATGGCCAATGGGAATCAATACCATTGCCGCCTCTTTGCCATCAGGTGACATCGCCATGCTGCTGCACATTCCCGGGCTGTTCGCAAAAGACGAAGTGCAGCGTATCCGCCAGGCTCTGGAGCAAGCGGACTGGGCCGACGGCAAGGTCACCGCAGGCTTCCAGTCGGCCAAGGCCAAGCACAATCTGCAACTGCCGGAAGGTCATCCGCTGGCCAAGGAGATCGGCTCGGCGATGCTTGAACGGCTGTGGAAAAACCCGCTGTTCATGTCCGCTGCGCTGCCGCACAAAGTCTTCCCTCCGTTAGTGAACTGTTACACGGCCGGTGGCAGCTTCGATTTCCATATCGACAACGCCGTGCGCCAGCCCAAGGGCAGCATCGAACGGGTGCGTACTGATCTCTCGGCGACGCTTTTTTTCAGCGAGCCTGAGGATTACGACGGCGGTGAACTGGAAATCCAGGACACCTACGGCACCCAGCGCGTAAAGCTGCCGGCCGGTGACATGGTTCTGTATCCGGGCACCAGTTTGCACAAGGTCAATGCGGTCACTCGCGGCGCGCGTTACGCGTCGTTCTTCTGGACGCAAAGCCTGGTGCGCGAAGACAGCCAGCGCGCATTGCTGTTCGAGATGGACGGAGCGATCCAGCAGTTGACGCAGGACATCCCCGATCATCCTTCGCTGATTCGCCTCACCGGCACTTATCACAATCTTTTGCGGCGCTGGGTCGAGGTATGACTTTTCAACTGCGGCGCGAAGAAGTCCTCGATGGCGCGCAACTCAGCGCCATGCTCGAACAAAGTCCGGCCCGTGCCGCACAGGCGATTCTGCTGGCGGCGGGCGAGGGCGAAGTCGAAGCGCAGGCCTTGCTCGGGCAGATCCTGCTCGACGGCCGAGGCATCGCCCGGGATCAACCGTTGGCGCTGCGCTGGTTCGGCATTGCCGCCGGACGAGGACATCTGATGGCGCGCAACATGCTCGGACGCTGTCATGAGCATGGTTGGGGTTGCGTGGCGGATGCCTCGGTGGCGGCACAGCATTATCGGATCGCCGCCGAGGCGGGGCTGGACTGGGCGATGTACAACCTCGCCAATCTGCTGGCGACCGGGCGCGGAGTGGCCGTGGATCATCTGCAGGCGCTGGCGTTGTATCGACGCGCGGCTGAGTTGGGTCATGCGAAGTCGATGAATCTGCTGGGGCGCTATCTGGAAGATGGGCAGGTGTGCCCGGCGGACCCGTTTGCGGCTCGCGATTGGTATCGGCGTTCGGCTGAGGGCGGGGATTTTCGTGGGCAGTTCAGCTTTGCGGCGGTGCTGGCCGATGAAGGCAGGATCGATGATGCCGTTCTGTGGTTGCAGAAAGCGCTGGCGGGGGGGAACTTGAACTTTCTGCGCACGAGTGCCGAGTCATTACTGAAAGCACAACATCCTAAAGTCCGTGAAATGGCGGATGCCTATCACGCGCGTCTCGCTCAATGGAGTGCGGTGTAAGGCGTTATTAGTAGGGTTTGTTTTCTCGATGAAAGTGCAAGAAATTCAACTTTCCAGGTCCCGTGGAGGACCGAATTGTGCGGCAGTGGTTGTTAGGCCTTAGTTGGTTTTTTCGATAGGGGTTATTGTCGTATTTTAGAACATTTTAAAACTTGTGGGATTCGCACGTTGACGATTAATGTTGTTCGGCACTTCGCTAGTTTAATTGGCGGGTGACTAACTTCAGATATTAGTTGTTGACGCCCGATATGGGTAAGGATCTCAAGGATGAACGGTAAGATATTTGATGCGGCGGCTAAAGCGCCAAAGCTATTTGTAAACGCTTCGGCGGGTGAGGGAGAAGAATATACTCGTGAGCCCGGACTGCAACTAACCAAAGAGCAAATTATTGATCTGCGCAAGTATGAAGTCTTGGGGCTTTCGCTTCCGGTCAATCTCCATGATGTAGGCGTGTACCTGGATTATGGTCAAGGTGAATCAGGTGGGGCTGGTCTGACCGCCGCGGACTTTCTGGTAACGTTCAAGAAAACGTTCGAGCACGCCAGACGCTGGTCGCCGTTGCGGGAAAAAATAATGCTCACCGGCACGGATCTGAAGATCTTCGCTGGCAGCATTCTTTTGACTGGCAATGCGATTGTGGAGATCTATGAAGATCTCAAGGTTTCCAAGTACCTTGAGGAACATGATATCAATACGCCGGAAGAGTATTTGAAGTTGAAGCTGCAGAACCCGGGTCTTCCCGATCTCGGCTTGCCTGCCGGCGATGTGCCTGAATTGAAGTTGTACCTTGACGACATACTCAAGAAAGTCCGCGATGCTCACGTACGGGCCGAAAACGTACGGGAGGAGTTGGATAACTTCGGCAAAGACATGCGCGAAGACGTGCTGCCACAAATCAAACTTCGATTGAAAGCTGTGGCGAGCAATACCTATCAAAAAGATGTCAAGGAACTGCAGGATCAAATTGATGAGCGCTCTAAAGAAATTGATGTCCTTAATAAACAATATGATCAGATGGTTCAGGAAGCGATCAAGTCGGCGGCAGGGCTGAATATCGGTGGGCTGATCCTTGCCATTTACACTGGCGTTAAAGCTGAAGGTATTCGCAAGCAGCGAAACGCGCTCAGGGAAGAGCAGCAGCGGGACAACCAGAAAATGGCGGCCAAAAGCAAAACGTTAAGTTCGCTGAACCGGGTTCGTGATGATCTTCAAGAACTCACCAGCGTGGCCATCGATGCGGAAGTTGCGACGCAAAATCTCATGCTGGTCTGGAACGCGCTGAGCCTGTTTA
This window of the Pseudomonas fluorescens genome carries:
- a CDS encoding PepSY domain-containing protein — its product is MLKKTLFQLHWFFGITAGLVLALMGITGAAYSFQDEILRALNPSVLQVEKQVAGVLPPVELVERIETASGKKVAMLWVETDSGHAARVFFTPPKGERRGEMRYFDPYTAEFKGDATGQDFFGLMLQLHRFLAMGDTGRNITGACTLMLLFFCLSGLYLRWPRQWNSWRVWLTLDWKKKGRAFNWDLHSVAGTWCLLVYLLLALTGLSWSYEWYNKGLTKLLSDAPQNERVRGGRGPAPEGPPPVADYAAMWSSIYSAAGPGLAAYNIRMPAVAGQPATVFYLLDSSPHDRALNQITLDPATGIVKRVDRYADKSFKAQLLTSIYALHVGSYFGLVGRIIVTLAAVCMPLFFITGWLLYLDRRRKKKQIKDARQGLAQPSADASAWLIGFASQSGFAEQLAWQTAGQLQAAGLPVNVQPLANVSEQDLRESNNALFVVSTFGDGEAPDSARGFERKVLGKASTFDGLNYAVLGLGDRQYAHFCGFAKRLHQWLGEHGGKTLFAPVEVDSGDPYALRHWQTQLGQLTGQAPADTWQAPSYDNWTLVRRDLMNPDSSGAPVYLLGLKAPDTRSWLAGDLVEVLPRNCPWAIEHFLDGLGIRGETLVKVNGIDEPLEVALASRQLPEHRAHLVGLHAQSLVDAMVPLAMREYSIASIPADGMLELIVRQEQHADGTLGIGSGWLTEHAPVGGSVSLRVRRNSGFHLPNEPVPMILLGNGTGLAGLRSLLKARIADGQQRQWLLFGERNREHDFLCRTELEEWLVNGDLARLDLAFSRDQAEKIYVQDRLRESADELNKWLADGAVIYVCGSLQGMASGVDQALTDILGSAEVERLIEQGRYRRDVY
- the pfkB gene encoding 1-phosphofructokinase, which produces MARILTLTLNPALDLTVELSRLDAGQVNRSEEMHTHAAGKGVNVAQVLADLGHQVTVSGFLGEDNLQAFETLFTKRGFVDAFIRVPGETRSNIKVAEHDGRITDINGPGPVVDAAAQRALLERLLQIAPGHDAVVVAGSLPRGVAAQWLRELIEKLTALGLKVALDSSGEALRAALQASPWLIKPNTEELSHALGCEVVSPIAEAQAAARLHEQGIEHVVISHGADGVNWFSVGSALHASPPKVSVASTVGAGDSLLAGMLHGLLSADTPEQTLRTATAIAAMAVTQIGFGINDAAQLAQLEQGVRVRPLTEQ
- a CDS encoding PTS fructose-like transporter subunit IIB; this translates as MKLAIVTACPNGMVTSVLCARLLDAAAQRQGWSTSVEVVDPAHPERELSAATIEAAEWVLLVSTGAVDMNRFVGKRVFQIAPAQALQDVEAVLRRGAEEAEVYVASAVEPVLDAPRAPRIVAITACPTGVAHTFMAAEALQQTAKRLGYELQVETQGSVGAKTPLSATAIAEADVVLLAADIDVATERFAGKKIYRCGTGVALKQSEATLKKALAEGAVESAASDSNAAARSEKNGVYKHLLTGVSYMLPMVVAGGLLIALSFVFGITAFKEEGTLAAALMQIGGESAFKLMVPLLAGYIAYSIADRPGLAPGMIGGLLASTLGAGFIGGIVAGFIAGYAAKAIARYVKLPQSLEALKPILIIPLLASLITGLVMIYVVGKPVAGMLAALTQFLDSMGTTNAILLGVLLGGMMCVDLGGPINKAAYAFSVGLLASQSYAPMAATMAAGMVPPIGLGIATFIARRKFAQTEREAGKAAFVLGLCFISEGAIPFAAKDPLRVIPASIAGGTLTGALSMYFGCKLMAPHGGLFVLAIPNAINHALLYLLAIVAGSLVTAVVYALLKRPEAVELAVEPVNA
- a CDS encoding alkaline phosphatase D family protein, producing the protein MSDFNLGRRRVMQAVGAGLLLPGLAPAVIASVKDRPQLTDGVQSGDLLGDRAMIWSRSDRPARMVVEWDTGSLFGNPRKFVSPLADARSDFTARVELTGLPANQAIFYRVHFEDAQSGVASEPWFGHLRSVPTARRDIRFVWSGDTVGQGFGINPDIGGMRIYEAMRLRLPDFFIHSGDTIYADGPVPAQLTTESGRIWRNITTEAKSKVAQTLDDYRGNYRYNLMDENIRRFNAEVPQIWQWDDHEVVNNWSPGKQLDERYQEKDIHKLVGRARQAWLEYAPMRLQAADGGGRIYRRLSYGPMLDVFVLDMRSYREANDDNLGAAKPFLGREQLDWLKRELQASKAQWKVIAADMPIGLGVPDGEVSPAVARWEAVANGDPGPAQGRELEIAELLGYLRAQQVRNFVFLTADVHYCAAHHYHPDRAAFQDFEPFWEFVAGPLNAGSFGPNPLDKTFGPQVVFEKAPPAQNTSPFAGFQFFGEVNIEGQSGEMSVVLRDLDGVAVFEQKLQPI